The bacterium genomic sequence CATCGTGCGCATCAGCGACGACGGCGCGGCGCTTGTCTTTCGCGGGCGCGTGCGCGGCCGGGAGAACGGCCGCGCCATCGTCGCGCTCGATTACGAGCAATACGAGGGCATGGCCACGCGCGAGTTGCACGCGCTGGCGGAACAGACCGCCGAGCGATTTTCGCTTTCGCGCCTCTGGTGCACGCACCGCGTCGGCCGCGTCCCCGCCGGCGAGGCGAGCATCGAGGTGGCGATCGACGCGCCGCACCGCGCCGAGGCGATCGAGGCGCTGGCGTGGTTCATCACCGAGTTGAAGTCGCGCGTGCCGCTGTGGAAATGGGGTGTCACGGCTGACGGCGAGCGATTCGCCTGCGACGCGCCGGGCGACGCCAAGGCACCGCGGCCGGGCG encodes the following:
- a CDS encoding molybdenum cofactor biosynthesis protein MoaE, whose translation is IVRISDDGAALVFRGRVRGRENGRAIVALDYEQYEGMATRELHALAEQTAERFSLSRLWCTHRVGRVPAGEASIEVAIDAPHRAEAIEALAWFITELKSRVPLWKWGVTADGERFACDAPGDAKAPRPGDAN